The Salinirubellus salinus genome segment CGACTTCGGCCTCGCGTTCACGCCCGAGACGGTCCTGCCGGGCAACACCGTGGCCGAACTCCGGACGAACGCCCGCATCGTCGGTGGCATCGACGCCGGCTCCCGGGAGGCGGTCCGCGCGCTCTACGGCACCGCCATCGAGGCCGAGCGGCTCTCGGCACCCGACTGCACCACCGCGGAGTTCGTCAAACTCGCACAGAACGCCTCCCGTGACGTGCAGATCGCGTTCGCCAACGAGATGGCCCGCATCGCCGGCGACTACGGCGTCGACGCTCGTGCCGCCATCGGCCTCGCGAACCACCACCCCCGCGTGAACATCCTCTCGCCCGGCCCCGGCGTCGGTGGCCACTGCCTCCCGGTCGACCCGCACTTCCTCAAGGAGGCCTCCGACAGCGTCCACCTCGTCGAGACGGCCCGCCGGGTCAACGACTCGATGCCCGAGTACGTCATCGAACTGCTGGAGGGGACCGTCGGCTCCCTGGAGGGGAAGACGGTGGCCGTCCTCGGCGTCGCCTACAAGGGGAACGTCGACGACGCGCGCAACAGCCCCGGCCTCGCCATCGCCGACCTCCTCGGGGTGGCGCTCCCCGAGGGTATCGAACTCCACGGCCGGGCGATGACGCTGGCCTCCGACGGTGGCGGCACCGTCACCCACGGCGAGGGCGTCACCGTCCGCCTGACGGACCCGTACGTCACCGACGACTCGCTGGACCTCGTCCCGCTGACGGCGGCGCTCGACGGTGCCGACGCCGCCATCCTCGCCTCGCCTCACGCCGAGTACGCCGACCTCGACCCGGCCCGCGTGGCCGCGCTCGGCCCGGACGTCGTGGTCGACCCGTTCGGCATCCTCGTGCCCGAGCGGTGGGCCGAGGCGGGCATCGAGGTCGTGACGTACTGAGCGGTCGAGCGCGCACTGTCGGTTCTCGCTGGTCTGGTCTCCGCCCCGTAGCCCACGGCTCGCCTCGCTCGCCGTCCGCCATCCCTCGTGCTACTCGAACGCCGCCACCAGCACGTCCACGATCCGCTCGGCCGCCTTCCCGTCCCCGAACGGCACGTCCCAGTCCCCCGTCTTCCCGTCCATCGTCTCCGCCCCCTCCAGTATCTCCTCGGGGGCGACCCCGGCGACGCAGTTCGCGCCGACGAACGCCGTCTCCGGGCGCTCCGTGTTGTACCGCAGGGTGACACAGGGGGTCCCGAGGATGCACGTCTCCTCCTGTACGCCGCCCGAGTCCGTGAACACGAGCGCCGCCTCGCTCTCCAGCCGGAGGAAGTCGAGGAAGTCGGTGGGTTCGACCAGTCGGACGCCGTCGGGCACCTCGATGCCGGCCTCGTCGAGGGCGGCCTCGGCCCGCGGGTGGATGGGATAGACGACCGGGCGCCCGGAGCGCTCGGCCCACTCGCCGACGCCCCGCAGGAGACCGGCGAACCGCTCGTGGTCGTCGGTGTTCTCCGCGCGGTGGGCCGTCAGCAGGTCGAACGCGCCGGGTTCGAGGCCGAACTCGTCGAGCACCGTCGAGTGCTCGGCCGCGAGGTCACGGAACGCGTACACCGAGTCGACGATGGTGTTCCCGGTGACGTGGCTCCGGTCGTCGAGGCCCTCGCGGGCGAGTTCCGCGGCCGCGTCCTCGGTCGGGGCGAACAGGAACTCGGCGGCGTGGTCGGTGAGGACGCGGTTGACCTCCTCGGGCATCGACCGATCGTAGCTCCGGAGCCCGGCCTCGACGTGGCCCAGCAGGGGGGCCAGTTTCGCCGTCGCCAGCGCCCCCCCGAGCGTGGAGTTCGTGTCGCCGTGGACCAGCACCACGTCCGGCGACTCGGCCTCGAGGACGTCCTCCACACCCTCGAGGATGGCCGCGGTCTGCTCGCCGTGGCTGGCGCTCCCGACGCCGAGCTGGTGGTCCGGCTCGCGGACCGACAGCTGGTCGAAGAAGACGGCGTCGAGCTCCTCCGAGTAGTGCTGGCCGGTGTGGACGAGCGTCACGGGGAGGGCACGCCGCTCGAGTTCGGCGAGCACCGGTGCCATCTTGATTATCTCCGGGCGGGTGCCGAGGACGACGGCGACGTGTGGTGCCTCGCTCACCGTCCCTCGCCGGGATCAGGGGCCGGTGACGTGGTCGACTCAGTGGGCATCTCTGTCGGAGCGTCGCCCCCGTGGCTCTTGTAACTTCGCGACGTGACTGGTATCGTCGTGCCCTCGTCGCCGCCCTCGGAGCCGGGGAGCGAGAGCGACTCCCACCACGCGTCGTGGGCGTGGAGCCGCGGGATGCGGTGTGGGTCGACGTTCGAGCCGAGCGGCTCGTCCTCGGCGGTGACGGCCAGCGAGTGGGTCTCGCGGACGAGCGCGAGCGCGGCCGCCGAGTACCGGCCGTACGGGTAACAGAAGCGGTCGACCGTCACGCCGAACTCGCGTTCGAGCCGCCGTCTCGCCTCCCTGACCTCCGTCGCGAGCGCCTCGGGCGCGACGGTGGCGAGGTCCGGGTGCGTCATCGTGTGGTTGCCCAGCGTCACCAGGCCCGTCTCCAGGGCGGCCCGGACCTGCTCGCTCGTCATCAGCGGGGCGGGCGTCGTCTCGCCGTGGTCGGGGTCGTTGAACCGGGGGTCGCCGTCGGGCGACCGCTCCAGCCGCGAGGCGAACTCCGGGTGCTCGCCGTCGAGCAGCCCGACGGGCACGAACAGCGTCACCGGGACGCCGAACTCCTCGACGATCGGGAGTGCGTGGTCGTGGAAGTTGGCGTACGCGTCGTCGACGGTGATGGCGACACGCGGGCGGTCACCGTCGCCCTCGTCCGCGAGCAGGGCCGCGAGGTCGACCACCTCGTAGGCGTCGACGAGTCGCGCGAGGTCCTCGCGGAACCGTTCGACGGAGACGTTGCCGTACCGCTCGCGCTCGCCGACGGAGTGGTACATCAACACCGCGTCACGGCTCCGCGGCGTGTCGCCCACGAGGGCGCTTGCGACCTCTCCGACCCGGAGCGCCGCCGCCGTCAGGCGGTCGATGGTCTCGCCCAGCACGTACAGGAGGACGTCGGTCAGCCGGACCTGGAGCGTCGGGTTCGCGGGGAGCGTGTACTCCCGGTAGAGGTCGAGCGCCGACTCGTGGTCGCCGAGTTCGCGGGCGGCGCGTGCGTGTCTGACCCGGATGTCGACCAGTTCGGCGAGGCTGCACGCGTAGTCGTGGTAGACGACGGGCCGCGGGTCGTACCGGACCACCTCGCGGTCGACCAGTTCGAGCAACCGCTCCGTGAGAACCAGCCCCTCGTGACCCCACGGCACGTCGCCGAACCCGCCCACGTCGAGGTACGTCTCGCGGTCGATGGCGGTGTTCCCCTCGATGTCCAGCAGGTAGGGGAGGTCGTCGTCGCCGAGGTCGTAGTTCGTCGCCAGCCGGTTGTAGACGCTCCGGGTCAGCGGCAGGACCCGCCCCCGGACCGCCATCGCCCCCTCGCGGTAGGCCTCGAGGTGCGAGGCGACGAAGTCGTCGGCCGGGACGGCGTCGTCGTCGAGGAAGACGAGGAGGTCACCGTCGGCACGCTCGGCGGCGAAGTCCCGTGCGAGGTTCGGCCCGACGTTCCGCTCCAGCCCGTACCACGTCCCCGAGAGGCCGGTCCGTCGCAGGAGCGGCTCGGGGTCGTGGCCCGTGCCGTTGTCGACAACCAGCAGCTCGAAGGCGGGGTCGGTCTGTCGGCCGAGCGCCGCGAAGGTCCGCGCGAGTTCCGCCGCTGGCGTCTCGTAGGTGACCACGACGACGCTGGCGGCGGGTGCCCCAGTCCGTGCCCCGAACACGTCGGTCGTGGCGAGGCTGGGGCGAGCGCGATTCATCACCCTGATATCCACCGTCACGGTGGAAAGTTATTGACGAGGTTACCCGCACGGGTGGCCGCATTCGACCGTTTGGGAGGGTTAGCCGACCCATACTGATACTCTCGGAAGCCGGAGCGTCACCGATGACTCACACCACCCGCGTCGGCTTCATCGGTACCGGGCCGGACCCGGACCGTCCGGACACGACCGGCTACGCGATGGCGTACCGCCACGCCAGCGGCTACGAACGACTCGATGACTGCGAACTCGTCGCCTGTGCCGACATCGTCCCGGAGAACGCCGCCGCGTTCGCCGAAAAGCACGGTATCGACGACGAGCACGTCTACACCGACTACCGCGAGATGCTCGCCGAGTGCGACCTCGACGTCGTGAGCGTCTGCACGCCGCCGGGGACCCACCACGAACTCGTCCTCGGGGCGGCCCGGTCGGGGCAGGTCGGCGCCATCCACTGCGAGAAACCGCTCGCGAAGACGCTGCCCGACGCCCGCGAGATGGTCGAGGTCTGCGAGGCCGAGGGCGTCCAGCTGACCGTCAACCACCAGTACCGCTACGGCAAGCCGTTCGCGAAGGCGAAGACGCTCCTCGACGGCGGCGCTATCGGCGAGTTACGACGGTTCGAGTTCGGCCACACCACCCTCTACGACACCGGGTCGCACTACTTCGACCTCTGTAACTGGTACAACGACTACGCCGACGTGGAGTGGGTCCTCGCCGGCCTCGACTACCGCGAGGAGAACCGGATGTTCGGCGCGCACAACGAGAACCAGGGGCTGGCCCAGTGGCGCTACGAGAACGGCGTCTTCGGCCTCGCCTCGACGGGGTGGGGCGACGAGTTCGTCGACTGCCTCCTCCGCATCCGCGGCAGCGAGGGCGAGATCGAGATCGGGTCGTCCAGTGGCGACCTGCGCTACCGGAACGCCCACACGGACGGCCGCTGGAAGGTCGTCGACACCGACGGTGACACGGTCTGGGGGCCGACCGCCGGCCGCGTCGGGGCCGGCCTGAAACGCGTCCTCCCGCGCATCGCCGACCGCCTCGTCGCCCGGCTGGAAGGGCCTTCGTTCATCGACCGGGCCATCGAGGGCGTCGTGACGGCGTACCGCGAGGGGCGGACCCCGGAGCTCGACGCACGGCGGGCGCTGGCCTCGCAGGAACTCGCGTTCGCGGCGTGGGAGTCGGTGCGCCGCCGTGGCCGCGTCGACCTGCCGCTCGACGTCGAGGACAACCCCCTCGAGGCGATGGTCGAGGCCGGCGAGCTGGACCCGGCGCCCGCCGAAGACCCCGAGACACAGCGGTCGCCATCGAGCTGAGTCGGGGGTCTTCCCCGTCCCGTCAGTCGTTCGTACAGCGCTGAACAGTCTGGTATTCGGACCATAACTTACTCCTTTGATTGCGTACGCGACGGCGTGAACGCTCCAAACTCGAACGGTGGCGACGACCCCCAAGTGGGAACGCCGTCCGGTGGCACCTCCGACACCGGGTCCGGCGTCGGCCGCCGTGATGTTCTCACTCTCCTCGGCGCGGTCGGTCTCGGGTCGCTCGCTGGCTGTAACCAGTTGACCGGTGAGAACCCCGCCGTCGACACGCCGAACGGTGGTGGGCCCGAGATCCCCGACCTCTCCGACGTGGGGTCGGTCTACGTCGGCGAGCGCGCGAGCGACCTCCCGACGCCCGAGAGGACGCCCGCGGTCGGCATCACCGGCGAGGGGAACTACGTCAACGACGGGCGCGACTGGCTCGGCCCCATCGGGATGGGCACGAGCGAGCACCCGGCGAACCCGAGCCACTTCGAGGGCGCCACGGTCCACGGCCAGCTGGCCGCACAGTCGCTCCTGCTCGACGGCGACGTGTTCGACATCCGGGCCTACGGTGCGGCTGTCGACGGCGAGACAGACGACCTCGAGGCCGTCCAGACGGCCCTCGAGAAGGCCGCCGAGGTGGGTGGGACCGTCCTCGTGCCGAAGGGGACGACGGTCATCTCGAACGCCATCGACCTCGGGCCGCGACACTCGGGCGTGACCCTGCGTGGCGTGGGCTACGACTCGCACGTCCGCCTCGCCGGCGGCCACCGAGACAACCACTACGGCATCCTCGTCGACAGCGAGGGCGGCGACTCCATCGTCAACCTCACCATCGAGGGGCTACGCCTCGACGGCAACCGCGACAACCAGGTCCGCGAACACGGGCTGGGCATCCAGATCGCCCGCGGCAACGGCAACGAGGTCGACCGAGGTATCGTCGTCCGGAACGTCTGGTCGCACGACTGGATGCTCGAGGGGCTCGGCGTGCGCCGTGGCGGCGTGATGGTCCGCGACGTGCGGGTCTGGAACAACCGCCTGCACGGCATCGGCGTCAACCACGAGAGCGAGGCGACGAACGTCATCAGCGGCGTATACGCCTGGAACAACGGCCTCTACGGCATCGACGTGGGCGGGAGCGGTCGGAACATCGTCACCGACTTCGTCCTCGTCAACAACGGCTGGGGGTTCAAGACCGGGGGTGGGAAGCCGGACATGACCATCTTCGCCAACGGGTCGGCCGTCGGCAACAAGCACTTCGGCTTCCAGATGACCGACGACGTCGGTGTCCTCGTCCTCGACAACATCGAGTGTCGGGCGAACGGCAACAGCGGTTTCCGATTCGACAAGAGCGGCGTCGTCGTCGCGGGCACGCTCGTCGCCACCGACAACGGCGGCCGCGCCAACGTCCACGTCGCCGACGGCCAGCTCGACGTCGACACGCTCGTCCTCCAGGATGCCAAGAGCGACGGCCTCGTCGTCGAGGGCGTGGCCAACGTGGGTCGGGTGGTCACCTCCGGCAACGGCGGCGTCGACGTCCGGGTGCCGTCGTGGGGTCGCCTCCACGTCGACCACCTCCGGGACGCCTCCAGGGCCATCGAGGGCACGCTCGTGGAGGGCCGGGTCGCCAGCACGGCGCTCGGCGGGAGCAGCCCCGACGCCCGCCAGTACGAGACGGGCACGTTCGTCCACGACACCGACCGCGACGGCCGGGTGTGGCTGGTCGTCGACGCCTCGAAACGCGACGGCGTGGTGAAGATGTCGTGACCGACGCGACCGGACGGAACGGCGCGAACCACCGCGGCCGGCCGCTGGTGAGCGTCGTCATCCCGAGCTACGACCGGCCGGCGTTCGTCCGCCGTGCGGTCCAGTGCGTGCTTGACCAGACGTACCCGAACGTGGAGTGCATCGTCGTCGACGACCACTCGCCGTACCCGGTCGAACCGATGGTCGCGGACCTCCCGACCCACCGGCTGTCGCGGTTCCGCGTCCTCCGGCACGCGGAGAACCGGGGGGGAAACGCCGCGCGGAACACCGGTATCGAGGCAGCACGCGGCGAGTTCGTCGCGTTCCTCGACGACGACGACCGCTGGCTCCCCGAGAAACTCGAGAAGCAGGTCGCCGCCTTCGACCGGGCCGGGCCCGGGGTCGGCGTGGTCTACACCGGGGCGGTGGTGGTCGACGGCGACGACGAGGTGGTGGCGACGTACGTCCGGCAGGCTCGCGGCGACGTCCTCCCGGCGCTCGTCCGCGGCCTCACCGTCGGGTCGTTCTCGCGGGTGCTGGTGCGTCGCGATGCCATCGAGGCGGCCGGCCTCCCCGACGAGCGGTTCCCCAACTGGCAGGACCGGGAGTGGTACATCCGCCTCGCCGCGGTCTCCGACTTCGAACCGGTCCCCGAACTGCTGACGGTACACACCGCCGCCGACCACGTCCAGATCACCGACGGGTTCGAGCAGAAACGCGACGTGGCGCTCCCCCTCTTCCTCGAGAAACACCGCGAGACGGCGGCGGCGCACGGCACCATCGCCGAGCGACAGTTCGTCTCGGTCCTCCTGTGGTCGACGGCGTGGACGGGGTTCACGAGCGGCCAGCGCTGGGCGGCCGTGAAGATGCTGCTCCGTTCGCTCCGGGTGTGGCCGCTCTCGACGACGGCGTACCTCCTGCTGGGGCTGGCGCTGGCCGGTCCGCGTGTGTACCAGACGCTCCGGGGGCTGAAGGGGAACCGGGCGGTCGCCAGGGAGGGGCTGCACCCCGAGATAGAGCGGCTCCCCGACCTGACCACGCCGCCGGAACTGGAGCGCGAGTCCGTGGCGGCCGACGGGGGGAGCGAGAGCGAGGACGAGGACTGACGGACCGCCCCGACTGGAGGGGCCGTGAGGACTGTGCGGAGAGCGCGAACGAGGAGAGGGACCGAGACGAGACTGACCTACGGAGGACTACGCGTCGCTCTGTTTGTTGCGGCGCCGCTGGAAGTAGCCGGCCATGAGGTTGCCGAGCTGTTCGGTGATGCGGTTGGCGACGTAGACGAGCCGTCCCTCCCAGCGCCCGCCTGTGTAGGCCCCCTCGGGGAGCGGGAACTCGCTGTAGACGGCGAACGTCTCGGGGTCGCGCTCCCGCAGGACGCGCTTGGCCCGCTGGTGGCGCGCCTTCTTCTCCAGCACCTCCCAGAAACTGACGGCGTAGTCGTGGTAGACGACCGGGCCGGGGACGTAGCGTATCTCCTCGCGGTCGGCCACCTCGAGCAGGCGTTTCGTGAGTTCGGCGCCCTCGTGGC includes the following:
- the wecB gene encoding non-hydrolyzing UDP-N-acetylglucosamine 2-epimerase — translated: MSEAPHVAVVLGTRPEIIKMAPVLAELERRALPVTLVHTGQHYSEELDAVFFDQLSVREPDHQLGVGSASHGEQTAAILEGVEDVLEAESPDVVLVHGDTNSTLGGALATAKLAPLLGHVEAGLRSYDRSMPEEVNRVLTDHAAEFLFAPTEDAAAELAREGLDDRSHVTGNTIVDSVYAFRDLAAEHSTVLDEFGLEPGAFDLLTAHRAENTDDHERFAGLLRGVGEWAERSGRPVVYPIHPRAEAALDEAGIEVPDGVRLVEPTDFLDFLRLESEAALVFTDSGGVQEETCILGTPCVTLRYNTERPETAFVGANCVAGVAPEEILEGAETMDGKTGDWDVPFGDGKAAERIVDVLVAAFE
- a CDS encoding glycosyl hydrolase family 28-related protein — protein: MGTPSGGTSDTGSGVGRRDVLTLLGAVGLGSLAGCNQLTGENPAVDTPNGGGPEIPDLSDVGSVYVGERASDLPTPERTPAVGITGEGNYVNDGRDWLGPIGMGTSEHPANPSHFEGATVHGQLAAQSLLLDGDVFDIRAYGAAVDGETDDLEAVQTALEKAAEVGGTVLVPKGTTVISNAIDLGPRHSGVTLRGVGYDSHVRLAGGHRDNHYGILVDSEGGDSIVNLTIEGLRLDGNRDNQVREHGLGIQIARGNGNEVDRGIVVRNVWSHDWMLEGLGVRRGGVMVRDVRVWNNRLHGIGVNHESEATNVISGVYAWNNGLYGIDVGGSGRNIVTDFVLVNNGWGFKTGGGKPDMTIFANGSAVGNKHFGFQMTDDVGVLVLDNIECRANGNSGFRFDKSGVVVAGTLVATDNGGRANVHVADGQLDVDTLVLQDAKSDGLVVEGVANVGRVVTSGNGGVDVRVPSWGRLHVDHLRDASRAIEGTLVEGRVASTALGGSSPDARQYETGTFVHDTDRDGRVWLVVDASKRDGVVKMS
- a CDS encoding nucleotide sugar dehydrogenase, which encodes MICVHGLGYVGLATASLFANAGHEVVGYDPSDCVRAALEARRPRVTEPELREFVCRALDAEEEGRLTVSDTPVAADFHLVCVPTPFDESTGHADLRFVDSAARNVGRVLRAGDVVVLESTVPPGTTEGTFRETLEAESGLVAGTDFGLAFTPETVLPGNTVAELRTNARIVGGIDAGSREAVRALYGTAIEAERLSAPDCTTAEFVKLAQNASRDVQIAFANEMARIAGDYGVDARAAIGLANHHPRVNILSPGPGVGGHCLPVDPHFLKEASDSVHLVETARRVNDSMPEYVIELLEGTVGSLEGKTVAVLGVAYKGNVDDARNSPGLAIADLLGVALPEGIELHGRAMTLASDGGGTVTHGEGVTVRLTDPYVTDDSLDLVPLTAALDGADAAILASPHAEYADLDPARVAALGPDVVVDPFGILVPERWAEAGIEVVTY
- a CDS encoding glycosyltransferase family 2 protein; amino-acid sequence: MTDATGRNGANHRGRPLVSVVIPSYDRPAFVRRAVQCVLDQTYPNVECIVVDDHSPYPVEPMVADLPTHRLSRFRVLRHAENRGGNAARNTGIEAARGEFVAFLDDDDRWLPEKLEKQVAAFDRAGPGVGVVYTGAVVVDGDDEVVATYVRQARGDVLPALVRGLTVGSFSRVLVRRDAIEAAGLPDERFPNWQDREWYIRLAAVSDFEPVPELLTVHTAADHVQITDGFEQKRDVALPLFLEKHRETAAAHGTIAERQFVSVLLWSTAWTGFTSGQRWAAVKMLLRSLRVWPLSTTAYLLLGLALAGPRVYQTLRGLKGNRAVAREGLHPEIERLPDLTTPPELERESVAADGGSESEDED
- a CDS encoding polysaccharide deacetylase family protein produces the protein MNRARPSLATTDVFGARTGAPAASVVVVTYETPAAELARTFAALGRQTDPAFELLVVDNGTGHDPEPLLRRTGLSGTWYGLERNVGPNLARDFAAERADGDLLVFLDDDAVPADDFVASHLEAYREGAMAVRGRVLPLTRSVYNRLATNYDLGDDDLPYLLDIEGNTAIDRETYLDVGGFGDVPWGHEGLVLTERLLELVDREVVRYDPRPVVYHDYACSLAELVDIRVRHARAARELGDHESALDLYREYTLPANPTLQVRLTDVLLYVLGETIDRLTAAALRVGEVASALVGDTPRSRDAVLMYHSVGERERYGNVSVERFREDLARLVDAYEVVDLAALLADEGDGDRPRVAITVDDAYANFHDHALPIVEEFGVPVTLFVPVGLLDGEHPEFASRLERSPDGDPRFNDPDHGETTPAPLMTSEQVRAALETGLVTLGNHTMTHPDLATVAPEALATEVREARRRLEREFGVTVDRFCYPYGRYSAAALALVRETHSLAVTAEDEPLGSNVDPHRIPRLHAHDAWWESLSLPGSEGGDEGTTIPVTSRSYKSHGGDAPTEMPTESTTSPAPDPGEGR
- a CDS encoding Gfo/Idh/MocA family protein; this translates as MTHTTRVGFIGTGPDPDRPDTTGYAMAYRHASGYERLDDCELVACADIVPENAAAFAEKHGIDDEHVYTDYREMLAECDLDVVSVCTPPGTHHELVLGAARSGQVGAIHCEKPLAKTLPDAREMVEVCEAEGVQLTVNHQYRYGKPFAKAKTLLDGGAIGELRRFEFGHTTLYDTGSHYFDLCNWYNDYADVEWVLAGLDYREENRMFGAHNENQGLAQWRYENGVFGLASTGWGDEFVDCLLRIRGSEGEIEIGSSSGDLRYRNAHTDGRWKVVDTDGDTVWGPTAGRVGAGLKRVLPRIADRLVARLEGPSFIDRAIEGVVTAYREGRTPELDARRALASQELAFAAWESVRRRGRVDLPLDVEDNPLEAMVEAGELDPAPAEDPETQRSPSS